The Corvus hawaiiensis isolate bCorHaw1 chromosome 10, bCorHaw1.pri.cur, whole genome shotgun sequence genome includes a window with the following:
- the PROC gene encoding vitamin K-dependent protein C, which produces MWKLLTVGLLLAACFSWGCGTSIFYSSKDANQVLRIQKRANTFLEELKPGSVERECIEELCDFEEASEIFETREATLNFWSKYVDGDQCEQHPCSNGICKDNIGKFSCICNKGWEGVLCNYEVKYSNCSVDNGGCEHFCREDPAEQHRLCSCASGYQLKDDHTMCDPVVEFPCGRVKMDYIEAKADFNIRLIDGTAGRRGGSPWQIMLQNTKGKFLCGGVLIHPAWVLTAAHCLEEQKGFRVKLGKFRFRPEADEQTIWVDKWVTHENYTKKTSDNDIAMLHLAEHVMYYKYALPICLPTRSLAEQELTRSGKQMVVTGWGTTSERNNSYAASLRYIEIPIVARNECAQAMSFPISDNMLCAGSLGDRKDSCSGDSGGPMFTRYKDTWFLVGLVSWGEGCGRREKFGVYTKVSQYLEWIQHHIDTSAPLKG; this is translated from the exons ATGTGGAAGCTCCTcactgtggggctgctgctggctgcctgcttTTCATGGGGCTGTGGCACCTCAA TATTTTACAGCAGTAAAGATGCAAACCAAGTCCTGAGAATCCAGAAGCGGGCAAACACTTTCCTGGAGGAGCTCAAGCCAGGCTCTGTGGAGCGTGAGTGCATTGAAGAGCTCTGTGACTTTGAGGAGGCCAGTGAGATATTTGAAACCAGGGAAGCAACA CTAAATTTTTGGAGCAAGTATGTAG ATGGAGATCAGTGTGAGCAACATCCTTGTTCCAACGGGATCTGCAAGGACAATATTGGAAAATTTTCCTGCATCTGTAACAAAGGCTGGGAGGGGGTTTTGTGCAATTATG AGGTCAAATACAGCAACTGTTCTGTGGATAATGGCGGCTGTGAACATTTCTGCAGGGAGGACCCTGCCGAGCAGCATCGCTTGTGCAGCTGCGCATCGGGGTATCAGCTCAAGGATGACCACACCATGTGTGACCCTGTAG TGGAGTTCCCCTGTGGAAGAGTGAAGATGGACTACATTGAAGCCAAAGCAGACTTCAATATTCGGCTCATTGATGGAACAGCTGGAAGAAGGGGAGGCAGCCCTTGGCAG ATTATGCTGCAAAATACCAAAGGGAAGTTTCTGTGTGGGGGTGTTCTCATCCATCCAGCTTGGGTCCTAACAGCAGCACACTGCCTTGAGGAACAAAAGGGGTTCAGAGTAAAACTTG GTAAATTCCGTTTCCGTCCTGAGGCAGATGAGCAAACCATTTGGGTTGATAAATGGGTGACCCACGAGAATTACACCAAGAAGACCTCGGATAATGACATAGCCATGCTGCACTTGGCTGAGCACGTGATGTATTACAAATATGCGCTCCCCATCTGCCTGCCCACCCgcagcctggcagagcaggagctgacgAGGAGTGGGAAGCAGATGGTGGTGACGGGCTGGGGCACCACGAGTGAGCGCAACAACAGCTACGCTGCTTCCCTCAGGTACATCGAAATCCCCATTGTGGCCCGGAACGAGTGCGCCCAGGCCATGAGCTTCCCTATCTCTGACAACATGCTGTGTGCTGGGAGCCTGGGAGACAGGAAAGATTCCtgcagcggggacagcgggggccCTATGTTCACTAGATATAAGGATACTTGGTTTCTGGTAGGACTGGTGAGCTGGGGTGAAGGCTgtggaagaagggagaaatTTGGAGTCTACACCAAAGTTAGTCAGTACCTCGAGTGGATCCAGCACCACATAGATACGTCAGCTCCTTTGAAGGGTTGA